From a region of the Primulina eburnea isolate SZY01 chromosome 7, ASM2296580v1, whole genome shotgun sequence genome:
- the LOC140836374 gene encoding AP2-like ethylene-responsive transcription factor ANT, translated as MKAMGDEISNNWLGFSLSSRNMEGSSDNNNHAPPGSNDVPNALPMSFPSGYGSYPGFFYGIEGENTGFYSPLTVMPLKSDGSLCLMEAISRSQPQVVVASTPKLEDFFGGTTMGTHNYNRGGMVLSLDSMYYNHNPQSQTQNIQDFLSHSQENSRNHQIQVQEYTDYIPFRAQEMYEGSENEPKNTRLSDGNLQLPTMCDDELSGMKNWVPRSYTNSHALEQKMGFSVEENGGESGQIGAMGYGDLQSLSLSMSPGSQSSCVTVSQHIPPAMADCMGFENKKRGPEKDEQKQIVHRKSIDTFGQRTSQYRGVTRHRWTGRYEAHLWDNSCKKEGQSRKGRQGGYDMEEKAARSYDLAAIKYWGPSTHINFPLENYHQELEDMKNMSRQEYVAHLRRKSSGFSRGASIYRGVTRHHQHGRWQARIGRVAGNKDLYLGTFSTQEEAAEAYDVAAIKFRGINAVTNFDISRYDVERIMESNALLSGEMARRNKLADDSINDSSLNIPSNLNNIMASHVSKESSSSSNVSDWRMTLYPSSNPKPIEDFKVSNFSAPFGNESGKMVNNFSRNSSLVTSLSSSRDGSPDKNNSLPMHFPVPPPGATFSPAQSVISNSSSWNQSAAQMRPQVPHFTAWTDAS; from the exons ATGAAGGCTATGGGTGATGAAATTAGTAACAACTGGTTAGGTTTCTCTCTTTCTTCTCGAAACATGGAGGGTTCCTCGGACAATAATAATCATGCTCCGCCTGGTTCTAATGATGTTCCTAATGCACTTCCAATGAGTTTTCCCTCTGGTTACGGTAGTTATCCAGGGTTTTTCTATGGGATTGAAGGTGAGAATACTGGGTTTTACTCTCCTTTAACTGTGATGCCACTTAAATCTGATGGCTCATTGTGCTTGATGGAAGCTATCAGCAGGTCACAACCACAAG TTGTGGTGGCTTCAACTCCCAAACTAGAAGATTTCTTTGGTGGCACAACGATGGGTACCCATAACTATAACAGAGGAGGAATGGTTCTTAGTCTAGATAGTATGTACTATAATCACAATCCTCAAAGTCAGACTCAAAATATTCAAGATTTTCTAAGCCATAGTCAAGAAAACTCTAGGAACCACCAGATTCAAGTTCAAGAGTACACAGATTACATCCCATTCCGGGCTCAAGAAATGTACGAGGGATCAGAAAATGAGCCTAAAAATACTCGGCTTTCAGATGGAAATTTGCAGCTTCCAACAATGTGTGATGATGAGTTATCTGGAATGAAAAACTGGGTTCCAAGAAGCTACACAAATAGCCATGCATTAGAGCAGAAAATGGGCTTCAGTGTGGAAGAAAATGGCGGAGAATCTGGGCAGATTGGTGCAATGGGGTATGGTGATTTGCAATCTCTGAGCTTATCAATGAGCCCTGGTTCACAGTCTAGCTGTGTCACTGTCTCACAGCATATTCCGCCGGCTATGGCAGATTGCATGGGATTTGAAAACAAGAAACGGGGACCTGAAAAAGATGAACAGAAGCAAATTGTGCATAGGAAATCCATTGATACATTTGGGCAGAGGACCTCACAGTATAGAGGCGTTACAAG GCACAGGTGGACTGGTAGATATGAAGCCCATTTGTGGGACAACAGTTGCAAGAAAGAAGGCCAAAGCAGAAAAGGGAGGCAAG GAGGTTATGATATGGAAGAAAAGGCAGCAAGGTCGTATGATTTGGCTGCAATTAAATACTGGGGACCTTCCACTCATATCAATTTCCCG TTGGAAAATTACCATCAAGAACTTGAAGATATGAAGAACATGAGCAGACAAGAATATGTTGCTCATTTGAGAAG GAAAAGCAGTGGCTTCTCAAGGGGAGCTTCAATATACAGGGGGGTGACCAG ACATCATCAACATGGTCGGTGGCAGGCTCGAATAGGCCGAGTGGCAGGAAACAAGGATCTTTATCTTGGAACATTTA GCACTCAAGAAGAAGCGGCGGAGGCTTACGATGTAGCAGCTATCAAATTTCGGGGCATAAATGCTGTAACAAATTTTGACATCTCAAGGTATGATGTAGAAAGGATTATGGAAAGCAACGCCCTTCTTTCCGGGGAAATGGCTAGGAGAAACAAATTGGCTGATGATTCAATTAACGACAGCTCACTTAACATTCCTTCGAATCTAAACAATATTATGGCCTCACATGTGTCAAAAGagagcagcagcagcagcaatgTATCGGATTGGAGAATGACCCTTTATCCATCCTCTAATCCTAAACCCATAGAAGATTTTAAGGTTTCAAACTTCTCAGCTCCTTTCGGAAATGAGTCGGGGAAAATGGTGAACAATTTTTCCAGGAATTCTTCTTTGGTTACAAGTTTGAGCAGTTCAAGAGATGGCAGCCCTGATAAAAATAACAGTCTTCCCATGCATTTTCCGGTGCCTCCACCGGGAGCAACTTTTTCCCCGGCCCAATCTGTGATTTCTAACTCGAGTTCTTGGAATCAATCTGCTGCCCAGATGAGGCCACAAGTTCCACATTTTACTGCGTGGACTGATGCATCATAA
- the LOC140835940 gene encoding 1-aminocyclopropane-1-carboxylate synthase 3-like, which yields MTISIIATCDSGGQNSSYFVGLQEYEKNPYDEINNPDGIIQMGLAENQLSFDLLETWLTENPDASRFKRNGESIFRELALFQDYHGLPAFKNALVRFMSEIRGNKVSFDPNKLVLTAGATSANETLIFCLADPGDAFLLPTPYYPGFDRDLKWRTGVEIVPIQCTSSNGFKITAPALEEAFQLVQTCNLKVKGILVTNPSNPLGKTLTWNELNLLVNFISINGIHLISDEIYSGTVFNSPRFVSIMEVLDKKSSVNTGIRNRVHVVYSLSKDLGLPGFRVGAIYSNDPTIVSAATKMSSFGLVSSQTQSLLSEMLSDKKFTKHYVVENKKRLKSRHAVLVRGLKMAGISCLESNSGLFCWVDARHLLRSRTFEAEMELWKKILCDIQLNISPGSSCHCVEPGWFRICFANMSEETLNLAIQRIKTFVDTISLGKGSNGFYHNSRTKSVGNWGFRLSYSHGCER from the exons atgacgaTTTCGATCATAGCTACGTGCGATTCTGGTGGTCAAAATTCCTCCTACTTTGTGGGATTGCAGGAGTATGAGAAGAATCCCTACGATGAAATAAACAACCCCGACGGTATTATTCAGATGGGTCTTGCAGAAAATCAG CTTTCTTTTGATCTACTCGAGACATGGTTAACAGAAAACCCTGATGCATCAAGGTTCAAGAGAAATGGAGAATCCATTTTCAGGGAGCTTGCCCTCTTTCAAGATTATCATGGCCTTCCAGCTTTCAAGAAT GCATTGGTACGATTCATGTCAGAAATCAGAGGAAACAAAGTTAGTTTTGATCCAAATAAGCTAGTACTCACCGCCGGCGCCACCTCCGCCAATGAAACGCTCATTTTCTGCCTGGCAGACCCCGGTGACGCTTTTCTTCTTCCGACTCCATACTATCCCGG GTTCGATAGAGACCTTAAATGGCGAACAGGAGTAGAAATTGTACCGATACAATGTACCAGCTCGAATGGATTCAAAATTACTGCACCTGCTCTAGAAGAGGCTTTTCAGCTCGTCCAGACCTGCAATCTCAAAGTTAAAGGAATATTAGTGACGAATCCATCTAATCCTCTGGGAAAAACCCTGACATGGAATGAACTCAATCTTCTTGTGAACTTCATAAGCATCAATGGTATCCATCTAATAAGCGACGAGATTTACTCGGGCACAGTTTTCAACTCTCCGAGATTCGTCAGCATCATGGAGGTTTTAGATAAAAAAAGTTCCGTGAACACAGGAATTCGGAATCGTGTTCACGTAGTATACAGTCTTTCCAAAGATCTGGGACTTCCGGGTTTCAGAGTCGGGGCCATATACTCCAATGACCCGACTATCGTGTCTGCTGCAACGAAAATGTCAAGTTTTGGGTTGGTTTCGTCACAAACTCAGTCTCTTCTGTCCGAAATGCTTTCGGACAAGAAATTTACCAAGCATTACGTTGTTGAGAATAAGAAACGGCTGAAAAGCCGGCATGCGGTGCTTGTTAGAGGCCTGAAAATGGCTGGAATTTCATGCCTGGAGAGTAATTCCGGTTTATTTTGTTGGGTGGATGCGCGGCATCTGTTGAGATCCCGAACTTTTGAAGCAGAAATGGAGCTGTGGAAAAAGATACTCTGCGATATCCAGTTGAATATCTCGCCGGGATCTTCATGCCATTGCGTAGAGCCGGGTTGGTTTCGAATTTGTTTCGCTAACATGTCGGAAGAGACACTAAACCTCGCAATTCAACGTATAAAAACCTTCGTCGATACCATTTCGTTGGGTAAAGGTAGCAATGGTTTTTATCACAATTCGAGGACAAAGTCAGTGGGCAATTGGGGTTTTCGGCTATCTTACAGTCACGGATGTGAACGATGA
- the LOC140836377 gene encoding homeobox-leucine zipper protein HAT22-like: MGFDDLDNTAGLVLGLGLISSPLTLQNKSKKASPAQKLDEFYDPSLNLSLSDETYQIHDAGKRVDSDNKIKVVFSDRHLSCGRLYRQDSAAYSFSNVSVKREREFGSSEEGEIERVSSRTGEEDDDGPNGRKKLRLTKVQSALLEESFKIHSTLNHKQKQDLARELKLRPRQVEVWFQNRRARTKLKQTEADCEFLKKCCETLTDENQRLQKELQELKALKLAARPLYMQLPAATLTMCPSCETVGASSSPSAAAVSATVDKGSLTVATKPHFYNHFNSPSAAC; the protein is encoded by the exons ATGGGTTTTGATGATTTAGACAACACGGCGGGGTTGGTTTTAGGGTTGGGTTTGATTTCATCACCATTAACCCTGCAAAACAAGTCCAAAAAGGCATCTCCAGCTCAAAAGCTTGATGAGTTTTATGATCCTTCACTGAATCTGAGTCTTTCTGACGAAACTTATCAGATTCATGACGCTGGAAAAAGGGTGGATTCTGATAATAAGATTAAGGTGGTTTTCAGTGATCGTCACTTGTCCTGTGGACGTTTGTACAGACAAGACAGTGCCGCTTATTCTTTCTCGAACGTTAGTGTGAAGAGGGAGAGAGAATTTGGCAGCAGTGAAGAGGGAGAAATCGAAAGGGTTTCCTCTAGAACTGGAGAAGAGGATGATGATGGACCCAATGGTAGGAAGAAACTCAGGCTTACTAAAGTTCAATCTGCTCTTTTGGAGGAAAGCTTCAAGATCCACAGCACTCTCAATCat AAACAAAAGCAAGATTTGGCGAGGGAGTTGAAGCTTAGGCCACGGCAGGTTGAAGTTTGGTTCCAGAATAGAAGAGCCAG GACTAAGCTCAAACAAACAGAAGCGGACTGCGAATTTTTGAAGAAATGCTGCGAAACTCTTACAGATGAGAACCAGAGGCTGCAGAAAGAGCTGCAGGAGTTGAAGGCGCTAAAATTGGCGGCACGGCCACTCTACATGCAGCTTCCCGCTGCCACCCTGACTATGTGTCCGTCCTGTGAGACGGTCGGCGCCTCCTCGTCACCCTCCGCCGCCGCCGTCTCAGCCACCGTGGATAAGGGCTCGTTGACGGTGGCTACGAAGCCACATTTCTATAATCACTTCAATAGTCCATCGGCGGCTTGTTAG
- the LOC140836375 gene encoding kinesin-like protein KIN-8B: MASIRAPATQKTTTLTVAVKCRPLTERKCGRDIVRVQNDKEVIVLDPDLSKDYLDRIQNRSKERRYAFDYAFGPNSTNLDVYQRSIHSTIFGVVQGLNATVFAYGSTGSGKTYTMVGTQDDPGLMVLSLNTIFDLIEKDNTSDDFEVTCSYLEVYNEVIYDLLEKSSGHLELREDPEKGIIVAGLRSIKVNSAVKILELLNLGNSRRKTESTEVNETSSRSHAVLEINVTRKQQKRYPTQFIRGRLALVDLAGSERASETNSGGQKLRDGANINRSLLALANCINALGKQQKKGLAYVPYRNSKLTRILKDGLSGNSQTIMIATISPADHQYHHTVNTLKYAGRAKEIKTHIQKNIGTINAHVSDYQKMIDNLQGEVIRLRKELAEKEIQLNSKPTERDIDDEISWLNALSQETSENVQDRINLQKALIEIDETNLRNRKELRHLDDAIAKQQAVENEGAVVQALQSRRQVILDNIRDNDELGVIYQKEVKLNEKRRCQLQDMIDEAIKNNGNKTYLGILSQYRLLGIANTELQFEMAMRDQIISSQKEAQRHLWNLLMSLGLDEKQIVELGAKQGIIVEEGTNMKPLGLSNMTTPLDLQRKNYSPLHHSPSRSQCGALTCFYPQTSELISRSLSRDNQKLPPDFCLEDHPSSFCYISRGFSPSAYQQWHSDQPILGFGAFDQHSDGLNNLFPHMRSYISPYDECGVSTSSFEVNFRQQQDEWAVANKQEVNMNHHVETSSAWDHRRSMITHCGGTMQATFGHLPTNQVAITANSPLVFPKLPTPTQQSVSPMLPPHVTSNFHEKRF, translated from the exons ATGGCAAGCATTAGAGCTCCGGCTACCCAAAAAACCACAACTCTTACA GTGGCTGTAAAATGTAGGCCATTAACTGAGAGAAAATGTGGTCGTGATATTGTCAGAGTACAAAATGATAAG GAAGTGATTGTTTTGGATCCAGACCTTTCAAAGGACTACTTAGATCGTATACAAAATCGATCCAAGGAACGGAGATATGCTTTTGATTATGCCTTTGGTCCTAACTCCACCAACTTG GATGTCTACCAGAGAAGTATACATTCCACTATTTTTGGGGTTGTCCAAGGTCTCAATGCAACTGTATTTGCTTATGGTTCTACTGGGAG TGGCAAAACATATACCATGGTTGGAACTCAAGATGATCCTGGACTTATGGTTCTCAGTCTCAATACCATTTTTGATCTAATCGAGAAAGACAACACCTCTGACGATTTTGAAGTTACTTGTTCGTACCTTGAAGTATACAATGAG GTCATCTATGACTTGCTTGAAAAATCATCAGGTCACTTGGAACTGAGGGAGGATCCCGAAAAAGGAATAATTGTTGCTGGCCTTAGAAGTATTAAG GTGAACTCAGCTGTTAAGATTCTTGAACTTTTGAATTTGGGGAATAGTAGACGTAAAACTGAAAGCACAGAGGTCAATGAAACTTCTTCTCG TTCCCATGCAGTTTTGGAAATAAACGTGACAAGAAAACAGCAAAAGAGATATCCCACTCAGTTTATCAGAGGAAGACTTGCACTGGTGGATCTTGCTGGCAG TGAACGGGCATCTGAGACAAATAGCGGGGGACAAAAATTGAGAGATGGGGCCAATATAAATCGTTCGCTTCTTGCTTTGGCAAATTGCATTAATGCTTTGGGAAAACAACAGAAGAAGGGCCTAGCTTATGTTCCATACCGCAATAG TAAGTTGACACGGATTCTTAAAGATGGTCTGAGTGGTAATTCTCAAACAATAATGATTGCCACTATCTCTCCTGCTGACCACCAGTATCACCATACTGTCAATACTTTGAAGTATGCTGGCCGTGCAAAGGAAATAAAAACACATATACAG AAAAATATAGGCACGATCAATGCTCATGTATCAGACTACCAAAAGATGATTGACAACCTTCAG GGGGAGGTCATCCGTTTGAGAAAGGAGTTGGCTGAAAAAGAGATTCAACTTAATTCCAAGCCTACTGAAAGAGATATAGATGATGAAATATCTTGGTTGAATGCACTGAGCCAAGAAACTAGTGAAAACGTCCAGGACAGGATAAATTTGCAGAAGGCTCTAATCGAAATCGATGAAACCAACCTTCGCAATCGGAAAGAACTCCGACATCTTGATGATGCTATTGCGAAGCAGCAG GCTGTTGAAAATGAAGGGGCAGTTGTGCAGGCATTGCAATCGAGGCGTCAGGTGATTCTTGACAATATTCGTGACAACGACGAGCTTGGTGTCATTTATCAGAAG GAAGTTAAACTGAACGAgaaacgccggtgtcaactacAAGATATGATAGATGAAGCCATTAAAAACAATGGCAACAAAACTTATTTGGGCATTCTCAGTCAATACCGACTTCTG GGAATTGCTAACACAGAACTTCAGTTTGAAATGGCAATGAGAGACCAAATTATCTCCAGCCAAAAGGAAGCCCAGAGACATCTATGGAATCTGCTTATGAGCTTAGGTCTTGATGAGAAGCAAATAGTAGAGCTTGGAGCAAAGCAAGGGATAATTGTTGAAGAAGGGACAAATATGAAACCGCTCGGGTTGTCAAACATGACTACGCCACTAGATTTGCAACGCAAAAATTACTCTCCTTTACATCACTCTCCATCCCGCAGTCAATGTGGTGCATTAACTTGTTTTTATCCTCAAACAAGTGAGCTCATCTCAAGATCACTTTCTAGAGACAATCAAAAGCTTCCTCCTGATTTTTGCCTAGAGGACCACCCAAGTTCATTTTGTTACATTTCTCGGGGTTTCTCCCCATCAGCCTATCAGCAATGGCACAGCGACCAGCCAATTTTAGGTTTTGGTGCCTTTGATCAACATTCTGATGGCTTAAACAATTTGTTTCCGCACATGAGAAGCTATATCTCTCCATATGATGAGTGTGGAGTGTCGACTTCATCTTTTGAGGTCAACTTTAGGCAGCAACAG GATGAATGGGCAGTGGCTAATAAGCAGGAAGTAAACATGAATCATCATGTTGAAACAAGCAGTGCATGGGACCATCGCAGAAGCATGATCACACACTGTGGTGGTACAATGCAAGCTACATTTGGGCATCTTCCAACGAATCAAGTTGCTATCACAGCCAATTCCCCACTGGTTTTTCCTAAGCTTCCAACTCCTACTCAACAAAGTGTTTCACCTATGCTTCCTCCGCATGTTACTTCCAATTTTCATGAAAAGCGCTTTTAG
- the LOC140836376 gene encoding uncharacterized protein isoform X1, with amino-acid sequence MRGYERDEYEDLDEYENDGTEPEEEEDDEGGNEEEETFQPTQDELEYLELRNRLKESIRKQMKKEMGTANSGSRDKANTYRKDNYGSFFGPSQPVIAQRVIQESKSLLENPNLAARIAKPKYDNNKSSVTTNVRSKHQASLKTKVTTGLKKKVEMLKNTRDYSFLLSEDSEVPMPVKSPPSRNVPAPKSEVHTTRLLSNSKRVVNDRGREVSIGHEHRKQLLSSSQTKVRPEKIDNTSRLPAGSRKQLGSNSGSGPGRPLGPKSVPSRSGGPSLGTKVTQSLAKNSVVGREKSNSSTSVQSVVGKPSSSHIQSGVRKPIPPSSQPSLMKNLSLQRKEYQETSKPKIIPKQTLPPSRNHVKQQSAKVSARSTLADVRPKAKIGRQPYADESDDDKAINMIRKMFGYNPNKYRDADDDSDMEANFDDILREERRSEKIARREDEEELRKLEEEERRKHLTKKRKLSR; translated from the exons ATGCGTGGATATGAAAGAGAT GAGTATGAAGACTTGGACGAGTACGAAAATGATGGTACAGAGCCAGAAGAGGAAGAGGATGATGAAGGCGGAAATGAGGAGGAAGAAACTTTCCAGCCTACCCAGGATGAGTTGGAATATCTTGAACTGAGGAATCGATTAAAAGAATCAATTAGAAAGCAGATGAAGAAGGAAATGGGGACTGCCAATTCTGGTTCTCGAGACAAGGCTAATACTTATCGTAAGGACAA TTATGGTTCCTTCTTTGGGCCCTCACAGCCAGTTATTGCTCAGAGAGTGATTCAAGAAAGCAAGTCCTTATTGGAGAATCCAAATTTGGCTGCAAGAATTGCTAAACCTAAATATGAT AATAATAAGAGCTCTGTTACAACCAATGTTAGATCAAAACATCAAGCTAGCCTTAAAACAAAAGTTACGACTGGG TTGAAAAAAAAAGTAGAAATGCTAAAGAACACAAGGGACTATTCCTTTCTATTATCTGAAGATTCTGAGGTTCCAATGCCCGTGAAAAGTCCTCCGTCTAGAAATGTGCCTGCCCCCAAGTCTG AGGTTCATACCACTCGGCTACTGTCAAATAGTAAACGGGTGGTGAATGATCGAGGAAGAGAAGTCTCCATTGGTCATGAACATAGGAAGCAACTGCTTTCAAGCAGCCAAACTAAAGTCAGACCAGAGAAGATAGATAATACCAGCAGGTTACCAGCAGGATCTAGGAAACAACTCGGTAGCAATAGTGGAAGTGGTCCAGGCCGGCCTTTGGGGCCTAAATCTGTCCCTTCTAGGAGTGGTGGCCCTTCCTTAGGGACAAAGGTCACCCAATCTCTTGCAAAAAATTCCGTGGTTGGTCGGGAAAAATCAAATTCTTCAACATCTGTACAATCTGTTGTGGGTAAACCATCGTCGTCACACATTCAATCTGGTGTGCGGAAGCCTATTCCTCCAAGCTCGCAACCTTCTCTTATGAAAAATCTATCATTACAAAGAAAGGAGTATCAAGAAACGAGCAAGCCAAAAATCATACCCAAACAGACATTGCCGCCCTCTAGAAATCAT GTGAAGCAGCAGTCTGCAAAAGTCTCAGCTCGAAGTACGTTGGCAGATGTTCGCCCAAAGGCAAAAATTGGGAGGCAACCTTATGCTGACGAATCTGATGATGACAAAGCTATAAATATGATAAGAAAAATGTTTGG GTATAATCCCAATAAGTATCGAGATGCAGATGATGATAGTGACATGGAAGcgaattttgatgatattttgaggGAGGAGAGACGCAG TGAAAAAATTGCAAGgagagaggatgaagaagaGCTCCGCAAGTTAGAAGAGGAGGAAAGAAGGAAGCATTTGACTAAAAAACGCAAGCTGAGCCGCTAA
- the LOC140836376 gene encoding uncharacterized protein isoform X2 — MKKEMGTANSGSRDKANTYRKDNYGSFFGPSQPVIAQRVIQESKSLLENPNLAARIAKPKYDNNKSSVTTNVRSKHQASLKTKVTTGLKKKVEMLKNTRDYSFLLSEDSEVPMPVKSPPSRNVPAPKSEVHTTRLLSNSKRVVNDRGREVSIGHEHRKQLLSSSQTKVRPEKIDNTSRLPAGSRKQLGSNSGSGPGRPLGPKSVPSRSGGPSLGTKVTQSLAKNSVVGREKSNSSTSVQSVVGKPSSSHIQSGVRKPIPPSSQPSLMKNLSLQRKEYQETSKPKIIPKQTLPPSRNHVKQQSAKVSARSTLADVRPKAKIGRQPYADESDDDKAINMIRKMFGYNPNKYRDADDDSDMEANFDDILREERRSEKIARREDEEELRKLEEEERRKHLTKKRKLSR, encoded by the exons ATGAAGAAGGAAATGGGGACTGCCAATTCTGGTTCTCGAGACAAGGCTAATACTTATCGTAAGGACAA TTATGGTTCCTTCTTTGGGCCCTCACAGCCAGTTATTGCTCAGAGAGTGATTCAAGAAAGCAAGTCCTTATTGGAGAATCCAAATTTGGCTGCAAGAATTGCTAAACCTAAATATGAT AATAATAAGAGCTCTGTTACAACCAATGTTAGATCAAAACATCAAGCTAGCCTTAAAACAAAAGTTACGACTGGG TTGAAAAAAAAAGTAGAAATGCTAAAGAACACAAGGGACTATTCCTTTCTATTATCTGAAGATTCTGAGGTTCCAATGCCCGTGAAAAGTCCTCCGTCTAGAAATGTGCCTGCCCCCAAGTCTG AGGTTCATACCACTCGGCTACTGTCAAATAGTAAACGGGTGGTGAATGATCGAGGAAGAGAAGTCTCCATTGGTCATGAACATAGGAAGCAACTGCTTTCAAGCAGCCAAACTAAAGTCAGACCAGAGAAGATAGATAATACCAGCAGGTTACCAGCAGGATCTAGGAAACAACTCGGTAGCAATAGTGGAAGTGGTCCAGGCCGGCCTTTGGGGCCTAAATCTGTCCCTTCTAGGAGTGGTGGCCCTTCCTTAGGGACAAAGGTCACCCAATCTCTTGCAAAAAATTCCGTGGTTGGTCGGGAAAAATCAAATTCTTCAACATCTGTACAATCTGTTGTGGGTAAACCATCGTCGTCACACATTCAATCTGGTGTGCGGAAGCCTATTCCTCCAAGCTCGCAACCTTCTCTTATGAAAAATCTATCATTACAAAGAAAGGAGTATCAAGAAACGAGCAAGCCAAAAATCATACCCAAACAGACATTGCCGCCCTCTAGAAATCAT GTGAAGCAGCAGTCTGCAAAAGTCTCAGCTCGAAGTACGTTGGCAGATGTTCGCCCAAAGGCAAAAATTGGGAGGCAACCTTATGCTGACGAATCTGATGATGACAAAGCTATAAATATGATAAGAAAAATGTTTGG GTATAATCCCAATAAGTATCGAGATGCAGATGATGATAGTGACATGGAAGcgaattttgatgatattttgaggGAGGAGAGACGCAG TGAAAAAATTGCAAGgagagaggatgaagaagaGCTCCGCAAGTTAGAAGAGGAGGAAAGAAGGAAGCATTTGACTAAAAAACGCAAGCTGAGCCGCTAA
- the LOC140837328 gene encoding LOW QUALITY PROTEIN: uncharacterized protein (The sequence of the model RefSeq protein was modified relative to this genomic sequence to represent the inferred CDS: deleted 2 bases in 2 codons; substituted 1 base at 1 genomic stop codon), whose protein sequence is LELIQVLCSLEILGTIDMVEKKTINFVMRTCPEERGRVVLQTRTSEAIRALRAAETVCLDVVAIDVYMSCPKSFSISGGMGAALLTKPELIHDILTTLKRNLDTPVTCKNRXLKSPKTLELARKMEKTGVSALAVHERKVADRPRVSAKWSEIADVVAVVSIPVIENGDVFEYKDIQRIKVAIGR, encoded by the exons TTGGAACTTATTCAAGTGTTGTGTTCATTAGAGATACTTGGAACTATTGATATGGTAGAGAAAAAAACAATCAACTTTGTTATGAGAACATGCCCTGAAGAAAGAGGTAGGGTGGTACTCCAGACAAGAACTTCAGAAGCCATTAGAGCACTTCGTGCAGCCGAAACTGT GTGCTTGGATGTTGTTGCAATTGATGTTTACATGAGTTGCCCAAAATCTTTCTCCATTAGTGGTGGAATGGGTGCTGCATTATTGACAAAACCAGAGCTAATTCATGAT ATTTTGACAACATTGAAAAGAAACCTAGATACACCTGTAACATGCAAGAACCGTTAGCTAAAATCA CCTAAGACACTGGAACTAGCAaggaaaatggagaaaaccggTGTTTCTGCATTAGCTGTCCATGAAAG GAAGGTTGCTGACAGGCCCAGAGTTTCTGCAAAGTGGAGTGAGATTGCTGATGTTGTAGCT GTGGTATCTATTCCAGTAATAGAAAATGGCGATGTGTTTGAGTATAAAGATATCCAGCGCATCAAAGTTGCAATAGGTAGATAA